In a single window of the Myxococcus stipitatus genome:
- a CDS encoding GumC family protein — protein sequence MEGTVFDPAGGAGGPTPAGVMAKLRALWRRKWIILGVAVVVVGLSAAHTLRQPKVYSASTSLIIDVMAPRFLDTEVKEVMGEERSNYWFNKEYYATQSEVITSRAVASRVVDKLGLSTDAGFLGLSKVQDEKARVQAMQAADAVGLLQSRIRVVPEKDSRVMNIAVDDEDAQRAALLANEVAGAYMAENLALKLRMTDDARSWLEGRLSELESQSKTSELAVFDFKKDADMLSTSLESRMSIVSERINSFNLHLTEVSTRIAALQARMEAIQKLRKTAADDETWAEALPGAKDGVIQDLRKAYTDARILCAELGERYLPEHPKLLECQGKLAVIRGDFLKSLQNVVRSAETELTEAEAQRKNLVRLLDEAKAEAFQVNKKSIEFDRLKRESDNNQRLYDLVLKRLKDIELSGLLRTSNVRVLDPARPVWTPVKPNVRRNLMMGLVLGVLAGLGMALLLDLLENSVSTQADVEERLGLAFLGVMPRIEGNKAPRERDLYVHREPKSSVAECCRAIRTNLLFMSPDTPFKTLVVTSSGPQEGKSTTCISLGVAMAQSGNRVLLLDTDMRRPRLHRAFGVPNELGISSLVVGEGALEAAVKSTEVPGLFVLPCGPLPPNPAELLHTRAFAELLKQVAGKFDRVILDSPPLNAVADAAVLATQSDGVVLVLKAGKTNRESARRALRSLADVQARMYGAILNDVDLRAPRYGDSYLAYQGYGQYAAEESKDGVAQS from the coding sequence GTGGAAGGAACCGTGTTCGACCCGGCGGGTGGCGCCGGCGGCCCGACGCCCGCGGGAGTGATGGCGAAGCTGCGCGCGCTGTGGCGGCGCAAGTGGATCATCCTGGGCGTGGCCGTGGTGGTGGTGGGGTTGTCGGCGGCCCACACGTTGCGCCAGCCCAAGGTCTACTCCGCCAGCACCTCGCTCATCATCGACGTGATGGCGCCTCGCTTCCTCGACACCGAGGTGAAGGAGGTCATGGGCGAGGAGCGCAGCAACTACTGGTTCAACAAGGAGTACTACGCCACGCAGAGCGAGGTCATCACCTCGCGCGCGGTGGCCAGCCGCGTGGTGGACAAGCTGGGGCTGTCCACGGACGCGGGCTTCCTGGGCCTTTCGAAGGTCCAGGACGAGAAGGCGCGCGTGCAGGCGATGCAGGCCGCGGACGCGGTGGGGTTGCTCCAGTCGCGCATCCGCGTGGTGCCGGAGAAGGACTCGCGGGTGATGAACATCGCGGTGGACGACGAGGACGCCCAGCGCGCGGCCCTGCTCGCCAACGAGGTGGCCGGCGCGTACATGGCGGAGAACCTGGCGCTCAAGCTGCGCATGACGGACGACGCCCGCAGCTGGCTGGAGGGGCGCCTGTCGGAGCTTGAGAGCCAGTCCAAGACGAGCGAGCTGGCGGTCTTCGACTTCAAGAAGGACGCGGACATGCTGTCCACGTCGCTCGAGTCGAGGATGAGCATCGTCAGCGAGCGCATCAACAGCTTCAACCTGCACCTCACGGAGGTGAGCACGCGCATCGCCGCCCTCCAGGCGCGGATGGAGGCCATCCAGAAGTTGCGCAAGACGGCGGCGGACGACGAGACGTGGGCGGAGGCGCTGCCGGGCGCCAAGGACGGCGTCATCCAGGACCTGCGCAAGGCGTACACGGACGCGCGAATCCTGTGCGCGGAGCTGGGGGAGCGCTACCTGCCCGAGCACCCCAAGCTCCTGGAGTGCCAGGGCAAGCTGGCGGTGATTCGCGGCGACTTCCTCAAGAGCCTGCAGAACGTGGTGCGCTCGGCGGAGACGGAGCTGACGGAGGCGGAGGCCCAGCGCAAGAACCTGGTGCGCCTGTTGGACGAGGCGAAGGCCGAGGCGTTCCAGGTGAACAAGAAGTCCATCGAGTTCGACCGGCTCAAGCGCGAGTCGGACAACAACCAGCGGCTCTACGACCTGGTGCTCAAGCGGCTCAAGGACATCGAGCTGTCGGGCCTGCTGCGCACCAGCAACGTGCGCGTGCTGGACCCGGCCCGTCCGGTGTGGACGCCGGTGAAGCCCAACGTGCGGCGCAACCTGATGATGGGGCTGGTGCTGGGCGTGCTCGCGGGGCTGGGCATGGCGCTGCTGCTGGACCTGCTGGAGAACAGCGTGTCCACGCAGGCGGACGTGGAGGAGCGGCTGGGGCTGGCCTTCCTGGGCGTCATGCCGCGCATCGAGGGCAACAAGGCGCCGCGCGAGCGGGACCTGTACGTCCACCGGGAGCCCAAGTCGTCCGTGGCGGAGTGCTGCCGGGCCATCCGCACCAACCTGCTGTTCATGTCGCCGGACACGCCCTTCAAGACGCTGGTGGTGACGTCCAGCGGGCCGCAGGAGGGCAAGTCCACCACGTGCATCAGCCTGGGCGTGGCCATGGCCCAGAGCGGCAACCGGGTGTTGCTGCTGGACACGGACATGCGCCGGCCCCGGCTGCACCGCGCCTTCGGGGTGCCCAACGAGCTGGGCATCTCCTCGCTGGTGGTGGGCGAGGGGGCGCTGGAGGCGGCGGTGAAGAGCACGGAGGTGCCGGGGCTGTTCGTGCTGCCGTGTGGCCCGCTGCCGCCCAACCCGGCGGAGCTGCTGCACACGCGCGCCTTCGCGGAGCTGCTCAAGCAGGTGGCGGGGAAGTTCGACCGCGTCATCCTGGACAGCCCGCCGCTCAACGCGGTGGCGGACGCGGCGGTGCTGGCCACTCAGTCGGACGGAGTGGTGCTGGTGCTCAAGGCGGGGAAGACGAACCGCGAGTCCGCGCGCCGCGCGCTGCGCTCGCTGGCGGACGTGCAGGCGCGCATGTACGGCGCCATCCTCAACGACGTGGACCTGCGGGCGCCGCGCTATGGGGACTCGTACCTGGCCTACCAGGGCTACGGGCAGTACGCCGCCGAGGAGTCGAAGGACGGGGTGGCGCAGTCGTGA